The following nucleotide sequence is from Salvia splendens isolate huo1 chromosome 2, SspV2, whole genome shotgun sequence.
ggATTAAAAACCCGGGGCGTCACAGAAAGAAAGAGCAACACATCCAAGAACATGTAGCTATAAAAAAGAATCATCCAATAAACTCTCTTTTAACCCAAAAGCTCAAGTCCAATATTAAGTGTAAATTGtaacttataagttgtgacttgtgacATGTAGTCTAGTTGAAATAAACATTAAAACGAGATgaagtgcaaaaaaaaaaaaatttacgaactggtccggaaccggcggttcaggccaAAAACCGGCGATTTTGAACCGCCTCATGAAATGGCGGTTTTTTtaaccgaaaccggaaccgccgggacccttgtgaatgatgaaccgtgaacagccggttcatgaaccggaataGGCGGTTTTCgacccgtgtgcatgcctataTATACCCTTCCTCCTCACTCTATGCTCACCTCCAAATTTCTGTTCTCCgtatttttctcatatttttgaAGGACAATTACCTAAAACAGCAATAAGGATCGCCTATAACATCTCCTACTACACCCCTACTACACACATACAAACATGAGTAATGGACTTTCAGACTTTTCCCACTACCTTCCATTGTAGCATACAATGTCATGACCTTATTCGGAGTGCGCCGTTTTTTTTGTGTCGGGTTTTCCAATTAAGAACTAGGTGACGTGTCATTTTAATGATCCAACGTGGCTGCTGAGTAACCCTAAACCCTTAaatgcaatttttaaaaaacttcCCCCAAATTTTACCCTAATTAATTCAATCACTTCATTTTACCCTATTTCCCCAAAATCGACCGACTCTCTCGATCTCACTCCCAATTCACTCCAATCGCAAATACTTCGTTAGGCTGAAATAAGACACGTCACACGTACCTTTAGGCAAATTTCAGCGCATTTATCATCAAGAATATTGATCCAAGAAGAACATCTATATATAACACAAATCATAGTTAACATTATTCTCTAGTATAGGTACCTAAATCTCTAACAAAAATCGAAAATTACATTGAAAAACCTCTAGAATTTGAAATATTAATGTCACTACTTTCCGACGATATAACCTCATCGAAAATTCTTCCTGTTATAGCTGCAGCTAACGCAGTTGTGAAACTGTGATTTCTTGTCAAAGAAGAAGCCATTTTTTCAACCAAAAACTGGTGGATTTCATTGCTCTGGTCACTACCACTTTGTGATTTGCTACATTCATCACTAGCGCCGCACGGAACGGGTGCCGGCTGTCCGGGAGATGGAGCTCCTCTGCCCGATGGTGATGCCACGGAAGAATCAGCTGGAGCCGAACggcagtggtggtggtggtggtggcccTCATATATGGCTACTAATAGACTTGGATCATCTACACTCCTTTGCACCTACAAATTTATGTACAGTGAGAatattttagttttgttttatACTAATACactatatagtatattcttATGTTACTTATTTTATGTGAGCATCTTATTTGAACATCACTCTTTTTTTATGcatatttagtttaatttgaTTCTACTATAATATattgtatttaaatattttattgacTTTTTTATTTGATGTTAGTTCGTAAAAATCAAGGCTCTGTATTAgtgcatatatatattttgtggaCCTTCACATGTGAGACAACTTTGCACTCCTTCCATAAAGAGTTGTTTTGAGTCGTtaggaattttaaaaaattatttgactttaagAAAAATTTGTGATTGTAAATCTCAATACAAAAgtgaaaaaatgaattttttaaattgcgataataatttttaaatcgGTAACGTAGGAAGCAAAAGTTTATGTAATAGAATTTTATATGGGTCAATCTGTAACAAtataatatacaaatatttataaTCTACACAACCCCATCTtttacacatatttataattttgacaaaTAAGACTGTTCAATAAGCTAGTCctaaaatttatattcaaaGAAAGGATGAAAGGATGGAGttgtacatacatatatatgtgcgaattttcttataatttttgtgtgataagttataaaataatttaggaCTAGTTTAATTATTTGGAAAATGTACTAAATTATTTTAAACAAACCTGACAAGCTTATTAATTACTCGAATAAATAAGTTAGATCTATTATCGACAATAAAATCATACGAGACATACAAGtattcgtgttcgtgttcgtgttcatACCTTCTTCTTGGCTGGGCAAGCCGGGGCGAAGGAGCACTTGTAGTAAGCTCTAGGAGAAGGATTATCCCTCGTCACCTTTTGTCCATATTTTCTCCATTGGTATCCATCCTTCACTACCTATATATTCATCTTATACATCAATAAGAAATCAATATTTTGTTATTTCATCctcaaaagaaaaggaaaaaatagatacttaataaagtaggagagctCTCACCAGACTAATATCAGACGGATCAATTCTTACATAGACTATTGAAGTATTTGGTCTAATCACATTTGTCAAATCACCAGAACACATGATATGATCGGGTGAATTATTTTGGGGATTTTGATTATTAATAATGCCATCGGCTTTCCTCTTTCTTGTTCTTGACAGCTCTTCCTCCTCGTATTGCATCTGCTTACACTCACACAAATTTGTGCTCACAATTGTCAGCAAATTTGTCAGTCTCTTGTTCTCGGATTTCACTCGACATAGTTCTTCAACCAGTTCATAATCCTGCACATAATCGATTTTCTTGTTTGTCACCAATGTGAAGTTGCAATCGATTTTGAATTCTGTTTAatttatattcttatttttcatttaaaccttgcttagtagtagtaattagtgTTGTGATCAGAGTGTAGAATTCAatctgcaagtagattatggtGTTGTTCGGTttgctagataaaataataccaagatataatctaggattagTTGTGAAATTAATTTAGTTGGAGGGGGTTGCTActactaattatcacatgattatccagattaagttgtgaaattcagtctcatgaaccaaacacactacatatttaatccgagatacaatcttgcaaatcgAACAACCCCTATAAGTATTATATGAAACATATATAAATAGATACCTGATTGTTTTTAGGAAGAGACTTCAATTCTCCACCACTAATTTCATTAGGGTTTTGGTTGGGATTGGAGTTGAGATCAATAGTAAGATTTGAGTCCTCTACCATTGGAATTTGCGAATGGTTTATGTGAATGAGTTGTAGTGTGGAAGAcagatatatataaataaaataaagtgaataATTGGAGATAATGTGAAAGACTCCATAGATGTCGTGATTTTGATACAGGAAAGTCACTAGGAAATTCCTGAAGCCTTTCCAGAAAGTCGTGGTTGAAATTCATATTCTACAATTTGTTCTTCTAATTTGCAGTGCCTTATCATTGATTATAAGTTATAAAAATTGGTGATGAATTGTAATAACATTTCAAATGTATCTTAATTCGTTAAATGTCCACCTACTATTTCTAAGAAAAAGTGAAATTGGAACGCTTAACATCAGTAGCTTAATTGATTATTAGGTGGTAGCctttaatgttattttaattttataatatggcTCAAATTACTATTAACGTGTTTATCAGAATACAGCCTAACATTTTTTCTGTTAGAACCTATTACAATAAATGtgtataaaattgaaaatactaTATTTCAAGATCTAAACcgcaactttatttgtagtatTGACAAAATTGTGCataaatttattgaaaaattgATTTGGCACACTATTTCTTGCAAGAAACCTAGTTTTATACGTATGTGAAAAGTCGAGGAAATTGTTGTCGGATGAAGTCAAGGTCGTTGTCCAAAAAAAATGCCAAGTCAATGGTCATTTGTTCTTAACGCGTGGCGTTCGTTTGTTAGCTAAGTTAAGAGATTATACCTGTTTGTAAATAATGTTTGCTTATTAGATGGGTAACATATATatgatttaataatttaattcattcttAAAATAGCCTACTCTTTACACTTAAATTCACACTGCCGTAgtgtgatggggtgcgtactaaacaagcccaacagcaatgacggcccatcagcccaaagcccaaggaagagtatgagttcggcattaccaaagagttcggcctcagcctacagctcggtaaaagccaaccaatcaagctctgctctcaggtcggcatcaagctctactctcagatcggcaaccaaagcagttcggtctcagcattcgaccgaacaaggagttagtggacccatacaggatttccacaacttccaacacacccactaccacgtggtgtcaactcaggccacgatcgtaggccatgacctacgctacatccacgatcttaggccatgacctccacgacatccacaaccatcattagtggtgatgcaagccacgatcttagttcaatgtataaatagaacttagatcagatagaaaaaggttaagctctctagagataaaatatcatatagcaagtctgtgttgtaagctgtaatcccagatcaagcaatacaatcttgccctcccttcttcccgtggacgtagatttacttcagtaaatcgaaccacgtaaattctttgtgtcgtagtctttattctctaccagcatttactaacatcagaaattcgcggatccatcactggcgccgtctgtgggaaacagagaaccaaatttgtgataaagcgaatttttgaccctttttccaccccaaaaaaatgcataccagatcacacactacccgcaataccgttcgtgaaaaccatgaggaagctagtccagcccgcaggtccggaaaacagcctcgggagacagctacttccagttttcacgatgaaggaacaagccgctcaaaaggtccacacaccgagtcttcccagcagcctgatttgaatgaggctgtcaagctgttcttggctgagaagcaggatgagttcttagccttcctgcaaaagagccaagagccgaagacgaaaacggtggattctccttcctcatccagacatgaaagtcactaccgcagtagtgccgtgtcttccaggaagaagaatcctcaaccccgacatgttcctgttcctcctcggtaccggaatcacaggagatctccatctcctccataccgaagagatgtcgggttcgccatgtacggagcattgaagactccgttctcggacgatatcacccgaactccccttccacagaactaccgaactccgtcgatgacttatgacgggttggtggatcctcatgacttcctgggacgctatcagtataacatggcgaaccagggtctcaatgaggtccatatgtgcaagctgttccccgagctgcttatcgggaacgcgagaaggtggttcgatagcctcccccaaggcagcattagatcttaccgagatctaatggatgctttccacaggaggttctttcagaaagcggaagcccggatcacttcggctcagctgctttctatacgtcaaggtcgcgacgaaaggatcagcgacttcatgacgagattccacaaggaatgcctacaagtagatgatctcaacgatctacttgtcatttcggcattccaaaatggaatcctgcccggagctctctacagaaagctcgtggaatgcagtccgcaaacagctcaagagatgtgggacattgcggaccagttctcccgtgccgatgaggctgaccgtcgcaaacggtctttagacagctcatcccgaggagacaggaggaagcccgatcatagcgatcagggacatcctcgccgaactccttttggcgatcagggacatcctcgccgaactccttttgaaaggattcaaaggactccggtgcaagacagattgggaccccgtctcaatcccgagaagccgcccgctcagttcgtaccgctgaacaagccgagagcggaaattttcgaactgcactctgacctgttcgaaaagccaaagcggatgacgaaatcagccgcgcgccgaccccaggataactactgctcctaccatcaagaccacggtcacgataccgaggagtgcagaaacttggctgcaggtatcgatgttcttgtgagggcagggacattgaaaaaataccaaagcaagcagtcaaagaagaataagaagcagagaggtgcgaactgcgctcctcaggatccgaaaaggcagccggatcccgaagacgatgacgagccgcaatatgatggagtaatccagactattgacgctctcccagccgggaagaccaagtcgtccctgaagtcagagcgcagaggctccaatcgagaggagccaacgcataaaaggctgaagcaggacgaagtgattacgttctcggatgctgatcccgtcccggccatctctcatcaccaagacgccattgtcatccaagccggagtcagaggcaggcgaaatgaccgaagtcacaccggagccgaactcgatggtgtacggcactgaagccgtgattacagttgagatcggcatacccagtccccgaactcttaatttctcaacagaactgaatgaggacggactgagagccgaactagatctggccgaagaaagaagagaattgccctgcataaaagcagccaagtactaggagcaagtagcccggtattataaccaaagggtgaaaaagctgcaatttcaagtgggagatctcgtcttgagaaacaacgaagtaagccgagcagaaaagctgggcaaactcgaacccacatgggaaggtccatatcgggtgtcagaagtcctcggcaaagggtcttacaaattgactcacatgtcaggagaacaagcaccccgaacatggtacgtttcaaacctcaaaaagttccatttgtaagagacagtccggtcagtcttgtgtctagttcggtcctaggggtatgtgctttctttgttttttacttgcgtttttgtttgtctatatgcgttttgtctgtctatgtgcgtgtcgtctcttacaaatgttactgaggtatcttgttcttcgaaggctgatcccctttttagaacatatataagctaacgattgtgagtccaagcttctaaggaggatacaagaccacaattcagcttaacaagcacttcgtctgaaacgaactgcaataagccaacgattgtgagtccaagcttctcaggaagatacaagaccacaattcggcttaagaaataagcacttcgtctgaaacgaactgcaataagggaaagtccgatccacgcgataaacctcgccgaattaggacgaccaagttcggtcaaagaagtttacctcataagaccgaggacgaccatgtctagtcaaagaggtttactgcataagaccacttcggttaactgggaaagtccgatccacgcgataaaactcgccgaattaggacaagggaaagttcgatcccggcaacaaaaatcgccaaattagaacacaaaccaaagacgagtccggtcaaagatgtttatttcatcagaccaaagacgagtccggtcaaagatgtttatctcatcagaccaaagacgagtccggtcaaagatgtttatttcatcagaccaaagacgagtccggtcaaagatgtttatttcatcagaccaaagacgagtccggtcaaagatgtttatttcatcagaccaaagacgagtccggtcaaagatgtttatttcatcagaccaaagacgagtccggtcaaagatgtttatttcatcagaccaaagacgagtccggtcaaagatgtttatttcatcagaccaaagacgagtccggtcaaagatgtttatttcatcagaccaaagacgagtccggtcaaagatgtttatctcatcagaccaaagacgagtccggtcaaagatgtttatttcatcagaccaaagacgagtctggtcaaagatgtttatttcatcagaccaaagacgagtccggtcaaagatgtttatttcatcagaccaaagacgagtctggtcaaagaagtttacttcataagaccgaggacaagtacgatgaaattttttcgctaagctgtaaatacacagtgttagaagcgaaaacaaaatttcatttttcaaatcttgttcggcatacaactccgctaccctacaaaatggcgttacgctattacaaaggactattctactgtccggggttgctaaagttgagccacctatctgcaaaatcctctggaagccgagttcggttgttccgagcagatgaagaataagcaggtcgacgagatgctatcctcgacccaacacctcttccgcgagccccagaagctctaacccctcggcgatgaagagtctctgcaataagcatctgctgatcttgctcgctcatagtcacaactcctcggcgaatttcagtccgtccctgtcttgacgattccggttgctcctgagcccgttctcgtcttgacgtttccggctgttccggagttcgttgttgacttggagtaggattttgaacaagggaaccagaggcttgatctggagtgcgagcatctgttggcgggaaatgcctaaggaatctctcgattgagggacgccgggaaagaatgatgtcgtaccgagaagcccagcgccgtaatgatttcacaacttgttggcaagccgagctctccagcgcattgttcctccggagtacatgatattcctcccacagttcgtcaactcgactctgaacatctgatatggtcactcccccgcgcacacggatgtaatcctcgtacgcagtcctctcagcaatggtcgtattcagctcggcctccagatccttcttatcggactctaagtccttattatcggcctccagcttcactaaacgagccaaaagctcgtcattcttcgtctgatcggctatagctcttttctcagcttcgtctaaagccgaagagtacagccgtttccagtgaagtatctccatctccttgagtacaaagcaactatattagttcggcaactgtaccgagcagatagtaaaatacaacaggaataaaggcgagtacgaaaagctatacgaagacaagtgtagagaatttttcattcacaaggaaaattttttacactaggagggcttcaacgccattttacaaggaagaaactagactaagagaagggagacgaaatcatactctgccagcttcgtctccggctcctcggcctggttcagcttctttctcctgagctacctcagcctcggcctcgcatcctgccggcctcgcctccgcctcctgatcggcttccttctccggatgcccggcccgctcgacttcggcatcctgctccagcggctcggcctcaccctctccgttgtaagtcgaagcgggtgaaacgggtcccacggaggcaaagatagcctccaggttctcgtcccgatcagctcgacaactccggactcggtctgcagaaagcaggaccgaggatgaagcgagctcctcaaggagcggcaaaTTCTGAAGCcaagctgctatctctcggctgtacagaggcagcacgacgtcggccccctgctcgcccttatcggtaattagccttaccagactaccgacaaaggccgagaactggccgctcaaaaagagtttctccgtgtaaacacggagagcctccccctgggcagccacggcggcagcctccttctgagcctcccggtgcttcgtctgctcttgcaggatgatgagctggtttttggctgaccgggcttcatcctgagccgagatcctagcagctcgggccctctcaaatttggcctcagcctgttcggccagactacgagcaagatgcaacttcttctgcatctcctcgtagtcgtgggatgctttggagagctccacggagacgagcttggctctctgaagatgaacaaggaaaaaactcaacagaatggccatcaaaaaatgtggaaaagaagccaagtcaaaaagcttacctccacaaaattcgtcggccattgaaaaggctcagggacg
It contains:
- the LOC121761710 gene encoding WRKY transcription factor 18-like, with amino-acid sequence MVEDSNLTIDLNSNPNQNPNEISGGELKSLPKNNQDYELVEELCRVKSENKRLTNLLTIVSTNLCECKQMQYEEEELSRTRKRKADGIINNQNPQNNSPDHIMCSGDLTNVIRPNTSIVYVRIDPSDISLVVKDGYQWRKYGQKVTRDNPSPRAYYKCSFAPACPAKKKVQRSVDDPSLLVAIYEGHHHHHHCRSAPADSSVASPSGRGAPSPGQPAPVPCGASDECSKSQSGSDQSNEIHQFLVEKMASSLTRNHSFTTALAAAITGRIFDEVISSESSDINISNSRGFSM